Proteins from a genomic interval of Arthrobacter sp. CAN_C5:
- a CDS encoding MFS transporter, giving the protein MPQQKLLQPPMLLLAVGGFLAVATEVLPIGLLPLMAEDLGVTESLIGLLVSAYAAVVVFASIPLNAWTSALPRKPLLVGLLAGYGLSNVILCLAQDYSVALTGRVIAGACHALFFAVVFGYATRLAPPGRMGAAVALVNAGNAVAIAVGVPLSTWLGATVGWRWSFGCAAIIALLLAVGAAVVMPAIRGSAVSGGTQLKEALAEPALRRVIVAVVVMMTGQFALYTFITPVLVQSGFTATNVGFALLAYGGAGVLGLLLCSRLTDTALRPALLLSLLVMTGCFLAIALLGGAPAWTLAAVIVWGLLYGPVPSYVTTAALSAFRDHPDTVAAVHNSTFNIGISAGALVGAQMLLVGDPSVIGFAAAALTLLALVVVFTGARQGFPRMSPK; this is encoded by the coding sequence GTGCCGCAGCAGAAACTGCTCCAACCACCCATGCTGCTCCTGGCCGTCGGCGGGTTCCTGGCGGTCGCCACCGAAGTGCTCCCCATCGGGTTGCTGCCCCTGATGGCCGAGGACCTGGGCGTCACCGAGTCCTTGATCGGGCTCCTGGTCTCCGCGTACGCCGCAGTGGTGGTGTTCGCGTCGATCCCCCTGAACGCCTGGACCAGCGCACTGCCCCGCAAGCCGCTGCTGGTGGGCTTGCTGGCCGGCTACGGCCTCAGCAATGTGATCCTGTGCCTGGCGCAGGACTATTCGGTTGCCTTGACCGGCCGGGTGATCGCGGGCGCCTGCCACGCACTGTTCTTCGCGGTGGTATTCGGTTACGCCACCCGGTTGGCGCCACCGGGCCGGATGGGCGCCGCCGTTGCCCTGGTCAACGCGGGAAACGCCGTCGCTATCGCGGTCGGGGTGCCGCTGAGCACATGGCTGGGTGCCACAGTGGGCTGGCGATGGTCCTTCGGCTGTGCCGCAATCATCGCGCTGCTGCTCGCGGTCGGCGCCGCCGTCGTGATGCCAGCGATCCGCGGGTCGGCTGTGTCCGGCGGGACGCAGCTGAAGGAAGCCCTGGCAGAACCCGCACTCCGGCGGGTGATCGTCGCGGTGGTGGTGATGATGACCGGCCAGTTCGCCCTCTACACCTTCATCACCCCGGTGCTTGTGCAGTCCGGGTTCACAGCGACGAACGTGGGGTTTGCGCTTCTCGCCTACGGGGGAGCCGGGGTCCTGGGGCTGCTGCTGTGCAGCCGGCTGACCGACACGGCGTTACGGCCCGCCCTCCTGCTGTCCCTGCTGGTGATGACCGGCTGCTTCCTGGCGATCGCCCTGCTTGGCGGCGCCCCGGCGTGGACGCTCGCCGCGGTGATCGTGTGGGGTCTGCTGTACGGGCCGGTGCCCTCCTACGTGACCACCGCGGCGCTCAGCGCCTTCCGCGACCACCCCGACACGGTGGCCGCCGTCCACAATTCGACCTTCAACATCGGGATCAGCGCGGGTGCGCTCGTGGGGGCACAAATGCTGTTGGTGGGCGATCCCTCGGTGATCGGATTCGCCGCGGCGGCGCTGACACTCCTCGCGCTAGTGGTCGTGTTCACTGGCGCCAGACAGGGATTTCCCCGAATGAGCCCAAAATAG
- a CDS encoding HU family DNA-binding protein, translated as MATKETKNRSELVAEVAAKADTSQTAVNGVLDALFDVLATSAANNVKVTIPGWLAVERTERAARTGRNPQTGETIQIAAGSSVKLTAGSKLKAAVK; from the coding sequence TTGGCAACGAAAGAAACCAAGAACCGCAGCGAACTGGTAGCAGAAGTAGCAGCGAAGGCTGACACCAGCCAGACCGCCGTTAACGGCGTTCTTGACGCACTGTTCGATGTACTGGCAACCTCAGCTGCCAACAACGTCAAGGTCACCATCCCAGGTTGGCTCGCTGTCGAGCGCACCGAGCGTGCCGCCCGCACCGGCCGCAACCCTCAGACCGGCGAGACCATCCAGATTGCAGCAGGCAGCAGCGTCAAGCTGACCGCCGGCTCCAAGCTGAAGGCTGCTGTCAAGTAG